One genomic segment of Choristoneura fumiferana chromosome Z, NRCan_CFum_1, whole genome shotgun sequence includes these proteins:
- the LOC141440006 gene encoding LOW QUALITY PROTEIN: solute carrier family 22 member 13-like (The sequence of the model RefSeq protein was modified relative to this genomic sequence to represent the inferred CDS: inserted 1 base in 1 codon), whose translation MLEIESKERTRRNGVYDVENKNNNDTGKDEVSFDDLILSAGEFGLYQMILFLSTFPFYLFGVFSYYDQLFITEVSPNHWCNVPELKNLTETHRRMLAIPLDAESRFGYSQCSSYIANWTEVLSSGRTSPDPSWTTEPCRYGWXFNKTEIPYSTIASELGWVCDKKSYQATAQSIFFVGSVFGGFIIGWIADRFGRLPGAATANVIGAIGGVASIFAKDFTQFAVCRFFMGMSWDGSMMMTYLLILEYVAPRYRTLIANLPFGIFYTIGVCSLPWIALACDNWKLFSLVTCIPMALAVIAPFVMPESSMWLLSVGRVDEAIKKVQRIGQVNKKEVPPMLIEQFRLSLSKQKEETNASAIDLLKNPVLRKMFICICLGYMSCTIVFDALIRSLGQLNFDFFVSFSVVSFTEFPSLCIISFVLDLTGRKWLSVATFAVSCVFSVLTAFLGGGVPSVLCAVIARFAINMTCNAGWQWGAEMFPTGVRGTGMSIVHICGYMATVISPMIVYLEIYYTWLPLVIVSGIAAFGGLIILGLPETAGKEIPQTFDDAEMLVRSAKFFEVPCLMKKKVDLEGHQNNSFEM comes from the exons ATGCTAGAAATCGAAAGCAAGGAGAGAACCAGACGGAATGGCGTCTATGACGTAGAAAACAAGAACAACAATGACACTGGCAAGGATGAAGTATCCTTTGACGACCTCATTTTATCAGCTGGTGAATTTGGCCTTTATCAGATGATTCTATTCTTGTCCACGTTCCCGTTCTATTTATTTGGAGTTTTCTCGTACTATGATCAGCTTTTCATAACTGAAGTGTCACCTAATCATTGGTGCAATGTACCAGAACTAAAAAACTTAACTGAGACTCATAGGAGGATGTTGGCTATACCGTTAGATGCCGAGTCAAGATTTGGATATTCGCAGTGCAGCTCTTATATCGCCAACTGGACTGAGGTGCTGTCCTCGGGACGTACATCACCAGATCCTTCTTGGACTACAGAACCCTGCAGATATGGTT AGTTCAACAAGACTGAAATACCGTACTCTACTATCGCAAGCGAATTGGGGTGGGTTTGCGACAAGAAGAGCTATCAAGCCACCGCGCAATCCATCTTCTTTGTTGGCTCTGTCTTCGGTGGTTTCATCATCGGATGGATCGCTGACCGCTTCGGTAGATTGCCAGGCGCTGCAACAGCCAACGTCATTGGAGCCATCGGCGGTGTAGCCAGTATATTCGCGAAAGACTTCACCCAATTTGCAGTCTGCAGATTTTTCATGGGCATGTCATGGGACGGTTCAATGAtgatgacgtacctacttattttggAGTACGTTGCACCCAGATACAGGACTTTGATCGCAAATCTGCCTTTTGGCATCTTTTACACAATTGGCGTGTGCTCGCTGCCATGGATTGCGCTGGCGTGTGACAATTGGAAGCTCTTTTCTTTAGTGACTTGTATACCCATGGCGTTAGCTGTCATCGCGCCTTTTGTTATGCCTGAGAGCTCGATGTGGCTGCTGTCTGTGGGACGGGTTGATGAAGCCATCAAGAAGGTGCAAAGGATCGGCCAGGTAAACAAAAAAGAAGTGCCGCCAATGCTAATCGAGCAATTTAGACTAAGCCTTTCAAAACAGAAAGAAGAAACAAATGCAAGCGCCATTGACCTCCTGAAAAATCCAGTGCTCAGGAAAATGTTCATCTGCATATGTTTAGGGTACATGTCTTGCACCATCGTGTTTGACGCCCTTATAAGAAGTCTCGGTcagttaaattttgattttttcgtgTCATTTTCTGTAGTATCTTTCACAGAGTTCCCTTCCCTTTGTATAATTTCTTTCGTTTTAGATTTGACCGGCCGTAAGTGGTTGTCAGTAGCAACGTTTGCTGTTTCATGTGTGTTTAGTGTGTTAACGGCATTCCTCGGTGGTGGAGTGCCTTCAGTGCTTTGTGCTGTAATAGCTAGATTTGCTATTAACATGACCTGCAACGCCGGTTGGCAGTGGGGAGCTGAGATGTTCCCTACAGGAGTGAGGGGCACGGGCATGTCTATAGTCCACATATGTGGCTACATGGCGACGGTCATATCTCCCATGATAGTATACCTTGAGATATACTACACCTGGCTGCCTCTCGTGATCGTTAGTGGTATCGCTGCTTTCGGTGGCTTGATCATCTTAGGCCTGCCTGAAACTGCGGGCAAGGAAATACCACAAACATTTGATGACGCTGAAATGTTAGTCAGAAGTGCGAAATTTTTTGAAGTGCCTTGTTTAATGAAGAAGAAAGTTGATTTAGAAGGTCATCAGAATAATTCTTTTGAAATGTAG